The DNA segment gggtggagacagtgcttagtctcggaaggcagaaaggtagccttatgcaatgcaggaaatgcagatggaggtagagcttaacctcagaaggtagaaaggtagccttatgcaatgcagggaaatgcagatggagacaatgcttagtctcggaaggcagaaaggtagccatatgcaatgtaggaaatgcagatagaggtagagcttaacctcggaaggcagaaaggtagccttatgcaatgcagggaaatgcagatggagacaatgcttagtctcggaaggcagaaaggtagccttatgcaatgtagggaatacagatagaggtagagcttaaccttagaaggcataaaggtagccttatgcaacccagatggagacaatgcttagtcttggaaggcagaaaggtagccttatgcaatgcaggaaatgcatatggagacaatgcttagtctcgaaaggcagaaaggtatccTTATGCAAGGAGTAAAAGGGCAAAATGATGATATCATTTTCTAGCTGATAGCGGCAAAAGATATTGCGAttgctggggatactgtgtctgctgggaGCCCTGTGTGCGCATAgaagctgtgagtaagtgcaacggttctgagagttatatTCCTAAGCAATGTGattctcgtgagtgtatagtatatttgatgattttgcaactcaagtgcctgcattcaaagaaaaatcatgagttttgtaaagaggggaggttagttcgtattcccgctggctctgcttgacctgctcggctccgTTTCGACGATATTgggcgtatcattggggtagcgtttctAAACGAAGAAACTTTGGtaatagacatgcatgatttagtaaagaaatgtgacaataaatacataattaagcatagttttctttagatgaactgacgactgcgacgtggtccaagatactgcagcttctctcgctccggaattttgaggatcctcctcaaaattctaccccagtttagcGGGCTGCTGCTTCCAACGGTTGCTTGCGTTGAATGGCTAAAATCACTTctaaattttgagggtcctcctcaaaattctgccccagtttccaatagcggggtaTATGAAAATTTTACTGAATTAtgatcgaacccatagggctgcctacgtatcccctcttcaACGgtaatcaggtcaggcgtagttcaaattacatcatatgaggaaagtaTAAAAGTTAtacatagtatcgcttcactgcatctgaattgatcggcttcggccaaacttcaccgtccatttctgcaagtatgaagGCTCATCCGATtagaacccgatgaaccatgtatgtaccataccagttgggagagaacttccctttgacttcatcttgatgcgggaaaatcttttttaacaccagctgccctggtgtaaactgtcttggcttgactcttttgttgaagggtCTGGACATttttgttctgataaagttgaccatggcaaactgcattcattcttttcccatctataagagctagctgctcgtagcGACTCTCTACCCATTCGGCATCATCAAGtttggcttcctgtatgattcttaaggagggaatttctacctcggcgggaatgactgcttctgttcCATAAACCAActtatagggagttgccccggttgatgtgcggactatggtacGGTATCCCAACaaggaaaatgataacttctcaagccactgcttatgcttttctatcatcttcctcattatcttcttgatattcttattggcgactTCTACAGCtctgttcatctgaggtctgtaagctatagaattcttgtgtttgatcttgaaggttttacacatggctttcatcaggtcgctattgagattggaaccgttatcagtgatgattgactccggaattcc comes from the Nicotiana sylvestris chromosome 4, ASM39365v2, whole genome shotgun sequence genome and includes:
- the LOC138889752 gene encoding uncharacterized protein — protein: MCKTFKIKHKNSIAYRPQMNRAVEVANKNIKKIMRKMIEKHKQWLEKLSFSLLGYRTIVRTSTGATPYKLVYGTEAVIPAEVEIPSLRIIQEAKLDDAEWVESRYEQLALIDGKRMNAVCHGQLYQNKNVQTLQQKSQAKTVYTRAAGVKKDFPASR